One window of Pogoniulus pusillus isolate bPogPus1 chromosome 9, bPogPus1.pri, whole genome shotgun sequence genomic DNA carries:
- the RWDD4 gene encoding RWD domain-containing protein 4 isoform X1, which translates to MAANEDQEMELEALRSIYEGDTCFRELSPVSFQYRIGESGDPKAFLIEVSWPETYPQTAPLISMDAFFNNTISSAIKQSILDKLKVEVEANLGTAMTYTLFEYAKDNKEVFMENQPVNTVTSVSNSIAIGTPDVPASKKKDKKEQLSKTQKRKLADKTDNKGELPRGWNWVDVIKKTNLFFFLLPNVVWI; encoded by the exons ATGGCGGCCAACGAGGACCAGGAG ATGGAGCTCGAAGCCCTGCGTTCTATCTACGAGGGAGATACGTGCTTCAGGGAGCTTAGCCCGGTTTCCTTCCAGTATAGG ATAGGTGAAAGTGGAGATCCCAAAGCCTTTCTAATAGAAGTTTCTTGGCCAGAAACATATCCACAAACAGCACCACTCATATCGATGGATGCTTTCTTCAACAACACAAT ATCTTCAGCTATTAAACAAAGTATATTGGATAAGTTAAAGGTAGAAGTTGAGGCGAATCTTGGAACTGCTATGACATACACACTTTTTGAATATGCCAAAGATAATAAAGAGGTGTTCATGGAAAATCAGCCTGTTAACACTGTG ACTTCAGTAAGCAATAGTATTGCAATTGGAACACCTGATGTGCCAGCAAGtaagaaaaaagataaaaaggagCAGTTATCCAAAACCCAGAAACGAAAACTAGCTGATAAAACAG ATAACAAAGGAGAGCTTCCGCGAGGATGGAACTGGGTGGACGTAATTAAG AAAActaatctattttttttcttacttcctAACGTTGTTTGGATTTGA
- the RWDD4 gene encoding RWD domain-containing protein 4 isoform X2, which produces MAANEDQEMELEALRSIYEGDTCFRELSPVSFQYRIGESGDPKAFLIEVSWPETYPQTAPLISMDAFFNNTISSAIKQSILDKLKVEVEANLGTAMTYTLFEYAKDNKEVFMENQPVNTVTSVSNSIAIGTPDVPASKKKDKKEQLSKTQKRKLADKTDNKGELPRGWNWVDVIKLSKTGSKDDE; this is translated from the exons ATGGCGGCCAACGAGGACCAGGAG ATGGAGCTCGAAGCCCTGCGTTCTATCTACGAGGGAGATACGTGCTTCAGGGAGCTTAGCCCGGTTTCCTTCCAGTATAGG ATAGGTGAAAGTGGAGATCCCAAAGCCTTTCTAATAGAAGTTTCTTGGCCAGAAACATATCCACAAACAGCACCACTCATATCGATGGATGCTTTCTTCAACAACACAAT ATCTTCAGCTATTAAACAAAGTATATTGGATAAGTTAAAGGTAGAAGTTGAGGCGAATCTTGGAACTGCTATGACATACACACTTTTTGAATATGCCAAAGATAATAAAGAGGTGTTCATGGAAAATCAGCCTGTTAACACTGTG ACTTCAGTAAGCAATAGTATTGCAATTGGAACACCTGATGTGCCAGCAAGtaagaaaaaagataaaaaggagCAGTTATCCAAAACCCAGAAACGAAAACTAGCTGATAAAACAG ATAACAAAGGAGAGCTTCCGCGAGGATGGAACTGGGTGGACGTAATTAAG TTAAGCAAAACTGGTTCTAAAGATGATGAATAA
- the RWDD4 gene encoding RWD domain-containing protein 4 isoform X4: MAANEDQEMELEALRSIYEGDTCFRELSPVSFQYRIGESGDPKAFLIEVSWPETYPQTAPLISMDAFFNNTISSAIKQSILDKLKVEVEANLGTAMTYTLFEYAKDNKEVFMENQPVNTVTSVSNSIAIGTPDVPASKKKDKKEQLSKTQKRKLADKTDNKGELPRGWNWVDVIKHLSKTGSKDDE, from the exons ATGGCGGCCAACGAGGACCAGGAG ATGGAGCTCGAAGCCCTGCGTTCTATCTACGAGGGAGATACGTGCTTCAGGGAGCTTAGCCCGGTTTCCTTCCAGTATAGG ATAGGTGAAAGTGGAGATCCCAAAGCCTTTCTAATAGAAGTTTCTTGGCCAGAAACATATCCACAAACAGCACCACTCATATCGATGGATGCTTTCTTCAACAACACAAT ATCTTCAGCTATTAAACAAAGTATATTGGATAAGTTAAAGGTAGAAGTTGAGGCGAATCTTGGAACTGCTATGACATACACACTTTTTGAATATGCCAAAGATAATAAAGAGGTGTTCATGGAAAATCAGCCTGTTAACACTGTG ACTTCAGTAAGCAATAGTATTGCAATTGGAACACCTGATGTGCCAGCAAGtaagaaaaaagataaaaaggagCAGTTATCCAAAACCCAGAAACGAAAACTAGCTGATAAAACAG ATAACAAAGGAGAGCTTCCGCGAGGATGGAACTGGGTGGACGTAATTAAG CAT TTAAGCAAAACTGGTTCTAAAGATGATGAATAA
- the RWDD4 gene encoding RWD domain-containing protein 4 isoform X3 gives MAANEDQEMELEALRSIYEGDTCFRELSPVSFQYRIGESGDPKAFLIEVSWPETYPQTAPLISMDAFFNNTISSAIKQSILDKLKVEVEANLGTAMTYTLFEYAKDNKEVFMENQPVNTVTSVSNSIAIGTPDVPASKKKDKKEQLSKTQKRKLADKTDNKGELPRGWNWVDVIKLFGFDCGV, from the exons ATGGCGGCCAACGAGGACCAGGAG ATGGAGCTCGAAGCCCTGCGTTCTATCTACGAGGGAGATACGTGCTTCAGGGAGCTTAGCCCGGTTTCCTTCCAGTATAGG ATAGGTGAAAGTGGAGATCCCAAAGCCTTTCTAATAGAAGTTTCTTGGCCAGAAACATATCCACAAACAGCACCACTCATATCGATGGATGCTTTCTTCAACAACACAAT ATCTTCAGCTATTAAACAAAGTATATTGGATAAGTTAAAGGTAGAAGTTGAGGCGAATCTTGGAACTGCTATGACATACACACTTTTTGAATATGCCAAAGATAATAAAGAGGTGTTCATGGAAAATCAGCCTGTTAACACTGTG ACTTCAGTAAGCAATAGTATTGCAATTGGAACACCTGATGTGCCAGCAAGtaagaaaaaagataaaaaggagCAGTTATCCAAAACCCAGAAACGAAAACTAGCTGATAAAACAG ATAACAAAGGAGAGCTTCCGCGAGGATGGAACTGGGTGGACGTAATTAAG TTGTTTGGATTTGACTGTGGTGTCTGA